One stretch of Deltaproteobacteria bacterium DNA includes these proteins:
- a CDS encoding DUF839 domain-containing protein produces MKIASRVLAVMFTSAALMSFLVGEGLGQVDPKAPLSAVVAIGREKGGDVTTFVKKKVEDFAFGELDGFPLPLEPGADAELVRTMKGLRSNVVVKWFDPLTTDTSPSAPRFGANNDYVAYFGDGWDKNWKGSDIPGSAPQFNGSGKSGWLWVNHEYVSNDLPAATSAPTGQHLSLAKHLFGLGILNNDVTADVWTQTDLDTFTRNYKRQLGGSWLKITKDSSGNWSVDRGARALRYDSTSSTLSRITGYQTVLPDQDDTGTPLPAGVVAGIAGDCSGAQTPWGTIITAEENVQDYYGDLETAWDNNQKFVAGKGFDPGSNITFTNEASAASEFGRISDPNGRHNRDTLGYLVEIDPGTAPDKFYNSVKAGGDGKGHRKLGAVGRARWENATFVTDDKWELIPSQPIVMYAANDRRSGRFYKFVTKEVYRKGMSRGEIRALLDEGALYVAHFAGLDNRNGNTIISGSTSVAPTETARGSGRWIHLSVTSKDVAPNASALGSASKTVGDALRDVSWNGIGGFPTDDDVRRALFTAEAKIGVMELNRPEDLEWNPRDPSGTPRLYIAFTNHTGGTQLDQSGKLLKADVTDRRNDGNGGIWALQESTPDTPAGSKTFSFFQVAKGANGGRDNFEFAAPDNIMIDRKGGVWFGTDGNFGRTSGKAADCLYYLDLDLSHREGPMLFNVTFGKAFRVACVPSDAEVTGPAFSSDQETIFLAVQHPGEDLKNVSTFPQPR; encoded by the coding sequence ATGAAGATCGCCAGTAGGGTACTGGCTGTGATGTTCACGAGTGCTGCCCTCATGAGTTTCCTTGTGGGAGAAGGATTGGGGCAGGTTGACCCGAAAGCGCCATTGTCGGCTGTTGTTGCCATTGGTCGCGAAAAGGGTGGGGATGTGACCACGTTTGTCAAGAAAAAAGTAGAAGACTTTGCGTTCGGTGAACTTGACGGGTTTCCGTTACCGCTTGAACCAGGAGCCGACGCTGAGCTGGTGCGGACGATGAAAGGGCTACGTAGTAATGTGGTGGTGAAATGGTTCGATCCGCTCACAACCGATACGTCTCCGTCTGCGCCTCGCTTTGGTGCAAACAACGACTATGTGGCGTACTTTGGGGATGGGTGGGACAAGAATTGGAAGGGAAGTGATATTCCCGGCAGCGCCCCACAATTCAACGGCAGCGGCAAGTCTGGTTGGTTGTGGGTGAACCACGAATACGTGTCGAACGACCTTCCTGCCGCGACCAGTGCACCAACTGGCCAACACCTCTCGTTAGCCAAGCACCTCTTTGGCTTAGGGATCCTCAATAACGATGTTACGGCTGATGTCTGGACTCAAACGGACCTTGATACATTCACCCGCAACTACAAGCGTCAGCTCGGTGGTTCATGGCTGAAGATTACCAAAGATTCCTCTGGCAACTGGAGTGTAGATCGCGGCGCACGCGCGCTGCGGTACGACTCTACCAGTAGCACGTTGTCACGGATTACCGGCTATCAGACAGTCCTGCCTGATCAAGACGATACCGGGACTCCGCTTCCAGCTGGAGTGGTCGCTGGGATCGCCGGTGATTGTTCGGGAGCGCAAACACCGTGGGGAACGATCATCACTGCCGAAGAGAATGTGCAAGATTACTATGGCGACCTGGAAACAGCGTGGGATAATAACCAAAAGTTTGTTGCCGGGAAGGGATTTGATCCAGGAAGTAACATCACATTTACCAACGAAGCGAGCGCGGCATCAGAGTTCGGGCGAATCTCTGACCCGAACGGGCGTCATAACCGAGACACTCTTGGTTACCTGGTTGAAATTGATCCGGGGACTGCTCCCGACAAATTCTACAACAGCGTGAAGGCTGGTGGTGATGGCAAAGGGCATCGAAAACTCGGGGCTGTCGGCCGTGCCCGCTGGGAGAATGCCACCTTCGTCACTGATGACAAATGGGAACTGATCCCCAGTCAACCGATTGTGATGTATGCCGCTAATGATCGTCGCAGTGGTCGTTTCTATAAGTTTGTGACCAAAGAGGTGTATCGCAAAGGCATGAGCAGAGGTGAAATTCGTGCTTTGCTTGATGAGGGAGCGCTTTACGTTGCCCATTTTGCTGGCTTGGATAACCGAAACGGCAACACGATTATTTCCGGTAGCACATCCGTTGCGCCGACGGAAACGGCACGAGGAAGCGGTCGATGGATTCACCTCAGCGTCACCAGCAAAGATGTTGCTCCCAATGCCTCCGCGCTTGGTTCTGCGAGTAAAACAGTTGGTGATGCACTGCGGGATGTGAGCTGGAATGGGATCGGTGGCTTCCCGACCGATGATGATGTGCGCCGTGCATTGTTCACAGCCGAAGCCAAAATCGGGGTTATGGAACTGAACCGTCCGGAAGACTTGGAATGGAACCCCAGGGATCCAAGTGGAACTCCACGATTATATATTGCTTTTACTAACCATACGGGTGGCACCCAACTCGATCAGAGCGGCAAGCTACTCAAGGCGGATGTCACTGACCGTCGTAATGATGGCAATGGTGGGATCTGGGCGCTACAAGAATCCACACCAGACACTCCTGCGGGATCGAAGACATTCTCTTTTTTCCAAGTGGCGAAAGGCGCCAATGGCGGGAGAGATAACTTTGAGTTTGCTGCCCCTGATAACATCATGATCGACCGCAAAGGTGGTGTGTGGTTTGGCACTGATGGCAATTTTGGTCGGACGAGTGGGAAGGCAGCGGACTGCTTGTATTACTTGGACCTTGATCTTTCCCACCGTGAGGGGCCGATGTTGTTCAACGTGACGTTCGGCAAAGCCTTTCGCGTGGCATGCGTTCCCAGTGATGCAGAGGTAACAGGACCAGCTTTCAGTTCTGATCAGGAAACCATCTTCCTCGCTGTCCAGCACCCAGGTGAAGATCTGAAAAACGTCAGCACCTTCCCGCAGCCGCGGTAA
- the ppk1 gene encoding polyphosphate kinase 1, whose amino-acid sequence MEERLYTNRELSWLEFNRRVLHEALDESVPVLERVKFLSIFSSNLDEFFMVRVARLKQRIAAGDQQTAPDGLSPQQTLAAVAERVHRLAEQQHRCFLEDLQPRLAVEGIRIVSPADLTEEQKRFLHDYFQRTLYPIVTPLAIDPGHPFPHLANRALCLVASLRRSRPSHLPNTSLSVVHLPAQAVPRFIALPASPGAHVFILLEDVIHLNLSELYRGYDVLSCHAVRVTRDGDTNMQIPLVRNQDLLTAIEQSVRDRRMGTAVRLQYDDDIPPEVLTNLVSELELQSEDLYPGKGFTAFADLFQLYTAVDIPRLKDRPQPSLPVPAFETTPDVWSAIRNNDILVHHPYQSFRAVTRFLEEAADDPKVLAIKMTLYRVGPASPIPQILARAAENGKEVAVLLELRARFDEEANISWARALEEVGAHVVYGIVGYKTHCKACMVVRQEADGLRRYCHLATGNYNVRTSTIYGDLGLFTCRESFGEDLTELFNLMTGYAHPRESHHLLVSPFDLRDGIVRRIQQETAHAQAGRPAHIIAKMNGLEDPIVIDELYTASQAGVQIDLIVRGLCCLRPGIPGVSDNIRIISIVDRYLEHARIFYFHNAGEPEYWLASSDWMPRNLDNRIEVAFPIIDPRLQAQIRKVLDIQLSDSVKAHQILPDGGSERLTSTTGVPLRSQERLYELYASSQLSLSFFTPQPTLHAGKS is encoded by the coding sequence ATGGAAGAACGGCTGTACACCAATCGTGAACTCTCGTGGTTGGAGTTCAACCGTCGTGTTTTGCACGAGGCACTCGATGAAAGCGTCCCCGTATTGGAGCGCGTCAAGTTTCTCTCGATCTTTAGCTCCAATCTCGACGAATTCTTCATGGTACGAGTCGCGCGTCTGAAGCAGCGTATTGCCGCAGGCGATCAGCAAACAGCCCCTGATGGGCTCAGTCCACAGCAAACATTAGCCGCGGTCGCAGAGCGCGTGCATCGTTTGGCTGAACAGCAGCATCGCTGTTTCTTGGAAGACCTCCAGCCACGCTTAGCTGTAGAGGGCATTCGCATTGTGAGCCCTGCCGATCTCACGGAAGAGCAAAAGCGTTTTCTGCACGACTACTTCCAGCGTACCCTGTATCCTATCGTCACCCCACTGGCGATTGACCCAGGACATCCATTCCCACACCTGGCCAATCGTGCGCTGTGCTTGGTGGCGTCCTTGCGACGCTCTCGCCCATCACATTTGCCTAACACGTCCTTGTCGGTTGTGCACTTGCCAGCCCAGGCTGTTCCCCGTTTTATCGCCTTGCCAGCGTCGCCGGGGGCACATGTCTTTATTTTGCTGGAGGATGTCATTCATCTGAATTTATCGGAACTCTATCGCGGCTACGACGTTCTTTCGTGTCATGCCGTGCGGGTGACACGGGACGGCGATACCAACATGCAGATACCGCTGGTCCGTAACCAGGATCTCCTTACTGCCATAGAACAAAGCGTGCGGGATCGACGTATGGGAACCGCGGTCCGCCTCCAGTACGATGACGATATTCCGCCCGAGGTCCTCACAAACCTTGTCAGCGAGCTTGAGTTACAATCTGAAGATTTATATCCCGGCAAAGGATTTACCGCATTTGCGGACCTCTTCCAGCTCTATACCGCTGTCGATATTCCACGACTGAAGGATCGTCCCCAGCCTTCCCTTCCAGTACCTGCATTTGAGACTACGCCTGACGTATGGAGTGCTATTCGCAACAATGACATCCTTGTCCATCATCCATACCAATCATTCCGGGCAGTCACACGTTTTTTGGAAGAGGCGGCAGATGATCCCAAGGTACTGGCCATTAAGATGACCTTATATCGGGTCGGACCAGCTTCACCGATTCCACAGATTCTCGCTCGCGCGGCTGAGAACGGCAAAGAAGTGGCGGTGTTACTCGAATTACGGGCGCGCTTTGATGAAGAAGCGAACATCTCTTGGGCCCGGGCACTCGAAGAAGTCGGTGCGCACGTGGTCTATGGCATCGTCGGCTATAAGACACATTGTAAGGCATGTATGGTCGTCCGTCAGGAAGCAGACGGGCTGCGTCGTTATTGCCACCTCGCGACCGGCAACTACAACGTTCGGACCAGCACCATCTATGGTGATCTCGGGTTGTTCACTTGCCGTGAGTCATTCGGAGAAGATCTTACCGAATTGTTCAACCTCATGACCGGCTATGCCCATCCACGCGAGTCGCACCATTTACTCGTCTCCCCTTTTGATCTGCGAGATGGCATCGTTCGCCGTATCCAACAGGAAACCGCACACGCCCAGGCCGGACGACCGGCCCATATCATCGCCAAGATGAATGGCCTGGAAGATCCTATTGTCATTGATGAGCTGTACACGGCCAGCCAAGCTGGGGTACAGATTGATTTGATTGTCCGTGGCTTATGTTGCCTCCGGCCTGGTATTCCCGGCGTGTCTGACAACATTCGCATCATTTCTATTGTCGACCGTTATCTGGAACATGCACGGATTTTCTATTTCCACAATGCTGGAGAACCAGAGTATTGGCTTGCCTCTTCGGACTGGATGCCACGCAATCTCGACAATCGCATTGAGGTGGCGTTCCCCATTATTGATCCGCGGTTGCAGGCGCAAATTCGTAAGGTGCTGGATATACAGTTGAGCGATTCGGTGAAGGCCCATCAGATCTTACCTGATGGCGGTTCGGAACGTTTGACTTCGACAACCGGCGTGCCCCTTCGCTCGCAAGAACGGCTCTATGAACTGTACGCGAGCAGCCAGCTTTCCTTATCATTCTTCACCCCACAGCCAACGCTGCACGCAGGAAAATCGTGA